The Nitrospirota bacterium genome contains a region encoding:
- a CDS encoding response regulator transcription factor, translated as MLVLIVDDHPLLRQAIRQVIEHHFPTAIVREASTGEEAAGIVRKEPVELAVLDVMLPDHSGLTVLKRIKKLRPQIKCLMLTIHDEPQYVRLALSHGASGYLTKETAPDELHEAIRTVLTGARYVTKGLEREGDARTRLGSLLSPLPILSAREMEVLCLLAKGGTVSRAATQLKLSVKTVSTYRTRLLDKLRLTTTAELIRYAVDRGLVK; from the coding sequence ATGTTAGTCCTCATCGTCGACGATCACCCGCTGCTTCGGCAAGCCATCCGGCAGGTAATCGAACATCATTTTCCTACGGCTATTGTGCGCGAGGCTTCGACCGGAGAAGAGGCCGCGGGGATCGTGCGCAAGGAACCGGTGGAGTTGGCCGTGCTGGATGTGATGCTGCCGGACCATAGTGGATTGACGGTGCTGAAGCGAATCAAGAAGTTGCGTCCACAGATCAAGTGCCTCATGCTCACGATCCACGACGAACCACAATATGTTCGACTCGCCTTGAGCCACGGAGCATCCGGCTACTTGACGAAAGAGACTGCGCCTGACGAATTGCACGAGGCCATCAGAACGGTCCTCACAGGGGCTCGCTATGTGACGAAGGGGCTGGAAAGAGAAGGAGACGCCCGAACTCGATTGGGCAGCCTTCTCTCTCCGCTGCCGATCCTTTCCGCCCGGGAGATGGAAGTGCTTTGCCTTCTGGCGAAGGGCGGGACCGTCTCGCGCGCGGCCACACAATTAAAACTCAGCGTCAAGACCGTGAGCACGTATCGGACCCGTTTGCTCGACAAGCTCCGTCTCACCACGACCGCGGAATTGATTCGGTACGCCGTCGATCGTGGCCTCGTGAAATAG
- a CDS encoding response regulator transcription factor, translated as MIGTHVIKILIIDDHEVVRRGVKQILEETVPHVEVGEADTAQQGMAAVRQEPWDLAIVDISLPDQNGLELLCELHDIAPQLPLMVLSLHPEEQYAVRAFRAGAMAYLTKQTAPEELARAVKQVLSGRRYVTASLGERMAGNLSKHPAGLAHQTLSEREFEVLVSLAQGQSVKHIAQSLGLSMKTVSTYRSRLLDKLQLATTAELIRYALDHHLVE; from the coding sequence ATGATTGGGACACACGTGATAAAGATTCTCATCATTGACGATCATGAAGTCGTCCGCCGGGGCGTGAAGCAGATCCTGGAGGAAACGGTTCCTCACGTCGAAGTCGGAGAAGCCGATACCGCACAGCAAGGAATGGCTGCGGTACGGCAAGAGCCCTGGGATCTGGCCATCGTGGATATCAGCCTTCCCGACCAGAACGGACTGGAACTCTTGTGTGAGTTGCACGACATCGCGCCCCAACTACCATTGATGGTCTTGAGCCTGCACCCGGAAGAGCAATATGCCGTTCGCGCCTTCCGTGCCGGGGCGATGGCCTACCTCACCAAGCAGACCGCACCGGAAGAACTGGCTAGAGCCGTCAAGCAAGTCCTGTCCGGCCGCCGGTATGTGACCGCCTCCCTCGGAGAACGTATGGCAGGCAACCTGAGTAAACACCCCGCGGGGCTGGCCCATCAAACCTTGTCTGAGCGGGAGTTCGAAGTCCTCGTCTCCTTAGCCCAGGGCCAGTCCGTCAAGCATATCGCACAATCTCTGGGTTTGAGTATGAAGACCGTGAGCACCTATCGATCGCGTCTCCTGGATAAGTTGCAACTCGCCACCACCGCTGAACTCATCCGATACGCACTCGACCATCATTTGGTGGAATAG
- a CDS encoding patatin-like phospholipase family protein — MKSMSVALSMSLSLLLTGCFAKIHQLPAHPDTTTPVFAPLPDQDMLVGIAVSGGGSRAATFAAGALEALANVRILENGQSRSVLDKVTHMSSVSGGSLATAYYAVKKPAKSEAILAGDGLSPTYRQFFASFKEDMQLNFQLRALGRQMVNFRVANPTKLAHSFADVWDANFFDDMTFAQLYEREQRGDAPRMMLNGTVYNSGRRLVMTTLPPSDFAYDFTKELRAKLVAKGLQFTPEGKISFDKSLERAKNQFLPQTFEDLAGDHRGLPVSLAVATSASFPPVVGPVTYQTSGTAMYTHVGDGGLFDNLGTESLTTLFLNKLTSPGHAAKRGLIIVVDASYPFDEGDADLNTSEKGFEVFAHDPARIVGIMEERANAYQAMLWHSLRTEGAFLPDYDHLKLIILRYTDSEWTAGDPIPAGCPSTLTPEAITHTIRQVPTLFKIKDACHGALLIAAAQKVVKKQQQRIINFIEAR; from the coding sequence ATGAAGTCCATGTCGGTTGCACTCAGCATGAGCCTCAGCCTGCTCCTGACAGGCTGCTTTGCGAAAATCCATCAACTTCCGGCCCATCCTGATACGACCACACCGGTCTTTGCGCCTCTGCCAGACCAAGACATGCTCGTCGGCATTGCCGTGTCCGGTGGCGGCAGTCGCGCGGCCACCTTTGCCGCCGGAGCCCTCGAAGCACTGGCGAATGTTCGCATTCTAGAAAACGGGCAGTCTCGAAGCGTGCTGGACAAAGTCACCCATATGTCCAGCGTATCCGGTGGTAGCCTGGCCACGGCTTACTATGCTGTCAAGAAACCAGCTAAGTCAGAAGCCATCTTGGCAGGGGACGGGCTCTCTCCAACCTACCGACAGTTCTTCGCGTCCTTCAAAGAGGACATGCAGCTCAACTTCCAGCTCCGGGCACTCGGCCGGCAAATGGTGAATTTTCGCGTGGCCAACCCCACGAAGCTGGCCCACTCCTTCGCCGATGTCTGGGACGCGAATTTCTTCGACGACATGACCTTTGCGCAGCTGTATGAACGAGAGCAGCGCGGGGATGCGCCACGAATGATGTTGAACGGCACCGTCTATAACAGCGGGCGCCGACTGGTCATGACCACGCTCCCCCCTTCGGATTTTGCCTATGACTTCACGAAGGAGCTGCGGGCCAAACTCGTCGCCAAGGGCCTGCAATTCACCCCGGAAGGGAAAATCAGCTTCGACAAGAGCCTGGAACGGGCAAAAAATCAATTCCTCCCGCAGACATTTGAGGATCTCGCCGGAGACCATCGTGGACTGCCTGTGTCGCTCGCGGTCGCCACGTCCGCATCCTTTCCTCCCGTGGTCGGACCTGTGACCTATCAAACTTCCGGAACGGCTATGTATACCCACGTCGGGGACGGTGGCCTGTTCGACAACCTCGGCACCGAGTCGTTGACCACGCTCTTCCTGAATAAACTGACCTCGCCCGGACATGCCGCCAAAAGGGGGTTGATCATCGTCGTCGACGCCTCTTACCCGTTCGACGAAGGAGATGCCGATCTCAATACGAGTGAAAAGGGGTTTGAAGTCTTTGCCCACGATCCCGCCCGCATCGTCGGAATCATGGAAGAACGAGCTAACGCCTATCAGGCCATGCTCTGGCACAGCCTTCGCACTGAGGGGGCGTTTCTTCCGGACTACGATCATTTAAAGCTGATCATTCTTCGCTATACGGATTCCGAGTGGACCGCGGGCGACCCCATTCCTGCCGGTTGCCCCAGCACCCTGACGCCTGAGGCCATCACCCACACCATTCGCCAGGTACCGACTCTGTTCAAAATCAAAGATGCCTGCCACGGCGCACTCTTGATTGCGGCGGCTCAAAAGGTCGTCAAGAAACAGCAGCAGCGGATCATCAACTTTATTGAGGCTCGATGA
- a CDS encoding TIGR00645 family protein, protein MSHSDLSEPTTAKQTHSPISRIEHAFESIVFASRWIQAPLYGGLIVAELLYAYKFLIELWEMVRHIDQQAETVFMLGILGLVDVTMVANLLTMVIIGGYATFVSKLDLEGHPDRPDWLTHIDPGTIKIKLAASLIGISSIHLLKSFVDIENENPEHIKWKIFIHMTFLGSAILLAWTDKIMQKDRKH, encoded by the coding sequence GTGAGCCACTCCGATCTTTCAGAACCCACAACAGCGAAGCAGACCCATTCTCCTATCAGCCGCATCGAGCATGCGTTTGAAAGCATCGTGTTCGCCAGCCGATGGATTCAAGCCCCGCTCTATGGAGGCTTGATCGTCGCCGAACTACTATACGCCTACAAATTTCTCATCGAACTGTGGGAGATGGTCCGGCATATCGATCAGCAAGCGGAGACCGTCTTCATGCTAGGCATTCTGGGACTCGTCGACGTCACGATGGTGGCAAATTTACTGACCATGGTGATCATCGGCGGCTATGCCACGTTCGTGAGTAAATTAGACTTAGAGGGCCATCCCGACCGGCCGGATTGGCTGACCCACATCGACCCAGGCACTATCAAGATTAAACTCGCCGCCTCACTGATCGGCATCTCCAGCATTCATCTCTTAAAATCGTTCGTCGACATCGAGAATGAAAACCCCGAACACATCAAGTGGAAGATCTTTATCCACATGACCTTTCTCGGCTCCGCGATTCTCCTCGCCTGGACGGACAAGATCATGCAAAAAGATCGCAAGCACTGA
- a CDS encoding patatin-like phospholipase family protein → MNDVNQPETHGPRLLLFQVLEEEYIRLHGPLPADYPLTGTEKARQAAICALIHRVPGGRVALCLSGGGIRSATFGLGIIQGLAKLKLLEKLDCLSTVSGGGYIGSWLSAWIRNHPQGLAGVAEALRRKPQSPQDIEPSPITHLRMYSNYLTPRLGLLSADSWTLLGTYLRNLILNWLVLVPFLLALLAVPLFYRALVRTHPSVEFMASCAAVGSLLLLMNLVYLHLCRPSLRKLRPLDTWEWFEQQRSFLFFSLIPLLAGVTLLTMAWAWFQAGQEHPLDSLSLFGFSSLVTLALGAAAMHATAWLIAAIVLGRPWSNGWRYLELLTIILSGLLGGGLLWLTLKKTVPLYGLAGYDDWYTYGAVPAFLSLFILAATLFIGIASRSTGDADREWWGRTGSWVLIGSMSWAGASSIVIFGPWVLSHIPGWITSAGGLTGLFTLLFGFSAKSAAQQAGEQPGRLTQLGRKLYLLVLAPATIVLILMALAYGNAAVLGKASWFEVGEFILGMALFSVLMSFFININKFSLHAMYRNRLIRAYLGASRGEQRSPNPFTGFDPNDNFPMAELASQQGPIQKPLHVVNIALNLVSGSNLAWQQRKAQSFTVTPLHCGSAGNGLGYRRSAEYGKNPAVNQAITIGTALAISGAAASPNMGYHSSPPVTMLLTLFNVRLGWWLGNPGDAGQTTYGRSCPEFSVGPLLAEAFGFTDDEKRYVYLSDGGHFENLGLYEMVQRRCHVIIVSDAGCDRQSGFSDLGNAIRKIRIDLGVEIELDVNSLRRKDGTDHSLWHHGIGAIRYDMVDSGAPPGLLIYLKPSLTGNEPADVLEYASYHPDFPHESTADQFFDESQFESYRKLGSHIVHEVFDKTMSNPALKEGRLFEDLRAHWTPQSTQEVPPRQAPSVPR, encoded by the coding sequence ATGAACGACGTCAATCAACCGGAAACCCACGGGCCACGGCTTCTCCTTTTTCAAGTATTGGAGGAAGAATACATTCGCCTCCACGGCCCACTTCCCGCAGACTACCCCCTGACCGGAACGGAGAAGGCTCGGCAAGCGGCAATCTGCGCACTCATCCATCGCGTGCCGGGGGGACGTGTGGCCCTCTGTCTCTCCGGTGGCGGCATTCGAAGTGCCACGTTCGGCCTCGGCATTATTCAGGGGTTAGCCAAGCTCAAACTGCTCGAGAAACTCGATTGCCTTTCTACCGTGTCCGGTGGTGGATACATCGGCAGCTGGCTATCCGCATGGATTCGCAACCACCCGCAGGGGCTCGCGGGGGTTGCAGAGGCCTTGCGACGCAAGCCCCAATCCCCACAAGACATTGAGCCAAGCCCCATCACGCACCTTCGCATGTATAGCAACTACCTCACCCCGCGGCTTGGGTTGCTATCGGCAGACTCCTGGACGCTCCTAGGGACCTATCTGCGAAACCTCATCCTCAACTGGCTCGTGCTGGTTCCGTTTCTCCTGGCACTGCTGGCCGTCCCCTTGTTCTATCGGGCGCTGGTGAGAACGCATCCGTCCGTCGAATTCATGGCGAGTTGCGCCGCAGTGGGAAGTCTGCTGCTCCTCATGAACCTGGTCTACTTGCATCTCTGCCGTCCCAGCCTCCGGAAGTTACGGCCACTCGACACCTGGGAATGGTTTGAGCAACAGCGCTCGTTCCTGTTCTTCTCCCTGATCCCTCTGCTCGCAGGCGTGACCCTATTAACCATGGCATGGGCCTGGTTCCAAGCAGGTCAAGAGCACCCTCTCGACAGTCTCTCGCTCTTTGGATTCTCCAGCCTCGTGACGCTAGCGCTTGGAGCTGCAGCGATGCATGCTACGGCCTGGTTGATCGCGGCGATCGTGCTCGGTCGTCCATGGAGCAACGGATGGCGATACCTGGAACTGCTCACCATCATTCTCAGCGGACTGTTGGGCGGAGGGCTGCTCTGGCTCACCCTCAAAAAAACGGTGCCGCTCTACGGATTAGCCGGCTATGACGACTGGTATACGTACGGTGCCGTGCCGGCCTTTCTTTCGCTATTCATCCTCGCCGCCACGCTATTTATTGGAATTGCGAGCCGATCGACCGGAGATGCCGACCGTGAATGGTGGGGACGCACGGGATCGTGGGTGCTGATCGGATCGATGTCCTGGGCAGGAGCCTCCAGCATCGTCATTTTTGGACCATGGGTGCTCTCACACATACCAGGCTGGATCACCTCGGCGGGCGGGCTCACGGGGCTCTTCACCCTGCTGTTCGGGTTCAGCGCGAAATCGGCCGCGCAGCAGGCAGGTGAACAACCGGGACGTCTGACGCAACTCGGACGAAAACTATATCTTCTCGTGCTGGCCCCAGCAACGATCGTGCTGATCCTCATGGCACTCGCTTATGGAAACGCCGCGGTCCTCGGCAAGGCTTCATGGTTCGAAGTCGGAGAATTCATTCTCGGGATGGCGCTGTTCAGCGTGCTGATGTCGTTCTTTATCAACATCAATAAGTTTTCCCTCCATGCGATGTATCGCAACCGTCTCATCCGGGCCTACCTCGGTGCGTCCCGCGGTGAGCAACGGTCGCCTAATCCGTTCACGGGATTCGATCCCAACGATAACTTTCCGATGGCCGAACTGGCTTCGCAGCAAGGCCCGATTCAGAAGCCCTTGCACGTCGTGAATATCGCGCTCAACCTGGTGAGTGGCTCGAACCTCGCCTGGCAGCAACGGAAAGCCCAATCGTTCACCGTCACCCCCCTCCACTGTGGTAGCGCGGGAAACGGCCTGGGCTATCGCCGGTCTGCCGAGTACGGAAAGAACCCCGCGGTGAATCAAGCCATTACGATTGGAACGGCCTTGGCGATTTCCGGCGCAGCGGCAAGCCCCAACATGGGCTACCATTCATCGCCACCGGTGACGATGCTCCTCACCCTCTTCAACGTACGGCTCGGATGGTGGCTCGGCAATCCCGGAGACGCCGGTCAAACAACATACGGCAGGTCCTGCCCTGAGTTTTCCGTGGGGCCTCTGCTGGCTGAAGCCTTCGGCTTCACCGACGATGAGAAGCGGTATGTTTACTTGTCAGACGGTGGACACTTTGAAAATCTCGGCCTCTACGAGATGGTCCAGCGTCGTTGCCACGTGATCATCGTCAGCGACGCAGGCTGCGATCGGCAGTCAGGATTTTCAGATCTTGGGAATGCCATCAGGAAAATCAGGATCGATCTAGGCGTGGAGATCGAATTGGACGTGAACAGCCTGCGCCGGAAAGATGGAACGGATCACAGCCTGTGGCACCATGGCATCGGCGCCATTCGATACGACATGGTCGACTCCGGCGCCCCCCCAGGCCTCCTCATTTACCTCAAACCCTCTCTCACGGGAAACGAACCGGCAGATGTGCTCGAATACGCCAGTTACCATCCCGACTTCCCGCATGAATCCACGGCGGATCAGTTTTTCGATGAATCGCAATTCGAATCCTACCGGAAGCTCGGCTCGCATATTGTCCACGAGGTGTTTGACAAGACGATGTCGAATCCCGCCCTCAAAGAGGGTCGTCTCTTCGAAGACCTCCGCGCGCACTGGACGCCGCAATCTACGCAGGAGGTTCCACCGCGGCAAGCCCCTTCAGTCCCACGCTGA
- a CDS encoding response regulator transcription factor, which produces MVKHYKCLIVDDHPIVRKGIRDLVLCEGVCSKVLEAEDAAGALSAVGREPWDLVILDVSLPDKHGLEVLKEIKLLQPKATVLMLSLYPEREFALRALKAGASGYLTKDRAPSELLKAVKELLAGRRYITQSLGDLMATFLDEGQPAAPHSLLSDREIEVLRLLGQGKPVSVIAADMALSVKTISTYRSRLLEKLKLRTTAELMRYAIESNLTD; this is translated from the coding sequence ATGGTAAAGCACTATAAGTGCTTGATCGTCGACGATCACCCGATCGTTCGCAAAGGGATTCGGGACTTGGTTCTCTGTGAAGGAGTGTGCTCGAAGGTCCTCGAGGCGGAGGATGCGGCTGGTGCGTTGTCGGCCGTTGGCCGGGAGCCGTGGGATTTGGTGATCCTCGACGTATCACTGCCGGACAAGCACGGATTGGAAGTGCTGAAAGAGATCAAGCTCCTGCAGCCGAAGGCAACGGTGTTGATGCTCAGTCTCTATCCTGAGAGGGAGTTTGCCTTACGTGCGCTGAAAGCCGGCGCTTCCGGCTATCTGACGAAGGACCGGGCTCCTTCTGAGTTGCTCAAGGCGGTGAAGGAGCTGTTGGCCGGACGCCGGTACATCACGCAATCGCTGGGCGACTTGATGGCGACCTTTCTGGATGAGGGACAGCCGGCGGCGCCTCACAGCCTCCTGTCCGACCGGGAGATAGAAGTCTTGCGGCTCCTCGGGCAAGGTAAGCCCGTGTCGGTCATCGCCGCCGACATGGCGCTCAGCGTCAAGACGATCAGCACCTACCGCAGCAGGCTGCTGGAGAAACTCAAGCTTCGTACGACTGCCGAACTCATGCGTTACGCCATCGAATCCAACCTCACCGACTAG
- a CDS encoding response regulator transcription factor — MHHSVHHVAAPKPIRILVADAQEIVRAGMRGMLIGQPDLLVVGESGTAADTLSEARRVSPDLVLMEARLPDGSGSEVCRLLLYAHPAIRIFMVTMSHSPVTFRAAAEAGVHGYVLKDIIRSELLSAIRAVAGGASYLQFEMADQALCGLRDGLKDAREPRLRILSPQQHRVIRLVAEGKTNKEIAVELSLSDKTVKNYLANMFTKLQITRRTQAVSLYLQHCGSDVSSDVLSSL, encoded by the coding sequence GTGCATCATTCAGTCCATCATGTCGCCGCTCCCAAGCCTATCCGGATCCTCGTTGCCGATGCTCAGGAAATCGTCAGGGCCGGTATGCGTGGCATGCTCATCGGCCAGCCTGACCTGCTCGTCGTCGGCGAAAGCGGGACTGCCGCCGATACCCTGTCGGAAGCCCGGCGCGTGAGCCCTGATCTCGTCTTGATGGAGGCTCGCCTCCCTGACGGATCGGGTTCTGAAGTCTGCCGGCTGCTGCTGTACGCACATCCCGCAATCCGAATCTTCATGGTCACCATGTCTCACAGCCCCGTGACCTTTCGTGCAGCGGCTGAGGCCGGGGTTCACGGCTATGTGCTCAAGGATATCATTCGTTCAGAGCTGCTCAGCGCGATTCGTGCCGTGGCCGGCGGAGCCTCCTATCTCCAATTCGAAATGGCCGATCAAGCCCTCTGCGGGTTGAGAGACGGCCTGAAAGATGCCCGAGAACCGAGACTCCGCATTCTTTCTCCACAGCAACATCGCGTTATACGGCTTGTGGCAGAAGGGAAAACGAATAAGGAGATTGCCGTGGAGCTCTCTCTGTCCGATAAGACCGTCAAGAACTATCTGGCGAACATGTTTACAAAGTTGCAGATCACCAGGCGGACGCAAGCCGTGTCCCTGTACCTCCAGCATTGCGGGAGCGATGTATCCTCCGATGTCTTGTCGTCGCTATGA
- a CDS encoding response regulator → MTIILADMDASLRGRLRKRLEKVPGVTVVGESSNSTETTAMMLNRNPDVAILSSRLDGGSGLDVLRHIRQLMIPPTILVMTDDSSLEHNTAYSIAGADFIVDKATDDRRIIDLIRQLCDSHRQTDVIDSSFAARHE, encoded by the coding sequence ATGACCATTATTCTAGCCGACATGGACGCCTCCCTTCGAGGAAGACTCCGGAAACGTCTGGAGAAAGTCCCGGGTGTGACGGTGGTGGGAGAATCGTCGAACTCGACAGAAACCACCGCGATGATGCTCAACCGAAACCCGGATGTGGCCATCCTGAGTTCCCGTCTGGATGGTGGGAGCGGCCTCGACGTGCTACGGCATATCAGGCAATTGATGATTCCTCCAACGATCCTCGTCATGACGGACGACTCCTCCCTCGAACACAATACTGCCTATTCCATTGCTGGAGCCGATTTCATCGTCGACAAGGCCACAGACGATCGCAGGATTATCGACCTCATTCGCCAGCTGTGTGACAGTCACCGCCAGACCGATGTCATAGATTCCTCTTTCGCCGCGCGCCATGAGTAA
- a CDS encoding PAS domain S-box protein — protein MDAPFPPPIREAARLAALYRYEMLDTSPVKELDDLVHLAAYICNTPIALISLIDSDRQWFKSKIGLTATETSRIIAFCAHTILGTDLLIVPDALADERFMNNPLVTGDLHIRFYCGAPLVTPEGFRIGTLSVIDHVPRELSDEQRDALGVLSRQVMDHLTLDREHRELILAVNEQKRGAQALEASEAKFKQLSETTSSAIYIYRGSHVLYANPAATTISGYSLAELHAMSLWDLIHPDFQDALMARVGAVQGGVDAPARLEFQIVRKDGQVRWLDFTAASIDFDGQQARIGTAYDITERKQAEELNAVQRRFLESVLMQRPLAETMQSLVRSIEALSTGGVCSILLVQPETGTLHRGVVSTLPEEFNRAVDGAPIGPCHGSCGTAAYRKATVIVSDIATDPLWNPWPEVRDLALRHGLHACTSLPMLNAQGDVLGTYAMYFLQARGPTAFELDMLGAASQAISIAIEWGRTEEELRTSEARLAAILDNSPLVIFLKDLDGRYLFINRTFERRFDLSHDQIIGKTDDDLFSPEQATAFRSNDREVLRTGQSIEFEEVAQYRDGEHTSLVVKFPLRDAKEGIYAICGIVADITERKRAEEALRHNEERFRLVALATNDVLWDWNLITKEHWWSPDACIKFGYDPKAEPDIKAWTDRLHPDDRAAILKSLDEVVAGQKEMWSGEYRFRLADGGYGHFLDRGHVVRETTGKPVRMIGAMTDVTGAKQAYTSLNDAYARLQVMSREVQVAEEKERRRLSRELHDEFGQLLSALMFDLSDIGRGVQQLRSPLASELRKKIKLAMGTLDRLFVSFREVLAALRPAVLDVLGLVPAIEALAGELQERTGVRCSIVAEREDLGQVCGPDISGAIYRMAQELLMNVVRHAEATTAVITLDCTDKWAMLVVEDNGVGFSAQLVPPNSVFGLRGIQERAELLAGNVEIQSKPGNGTVVTVRLPCGAAAASRRSVAGVRKTKPPTIRKKGRHGKAL, from the coding sequence ATGGATGCTCCCTTTCCCCCTCCGATCCGTGAAGCCGCGAGGCTTGCCGCCCTCTATCGGTATGAGATGCTCGACACCTCTCCGGTTAAGGAACTGGATGACCTCGTTCATCTGGCCGCCTATATCTGCAACACGCCCATTGCGCTCATCAGCCTGATCGATTCGGATCGCCAGTGGTTCAAATCGAAAATCGGCCTCACTGCCACAGAAACCAGTCGGATTATCGCGTTCTGTGCCCATACCATACTCGGAACGGATCTCCTCATCGTGCCGGATGCACTCGCGGACGAGCGGTTCATGAACAATCCGTTGGTGACAGGCGATCTGCACATCCGTTTTTACTGCGGCGCGCCGCTGGTCACCCCGGAGGGGTTTCGCATCGGCACGCTGAGCGTCATCGATCATGTCCCCCGCGAGTTGTCGGACGAGCAACGGGATGCGCTCGGGGTGCTGAGCCGCCAGGTGATGGATCACTTGACGTTGGACCGGGAGCACCGAGAGCTGATCCTGGCCGTCAATGAGCAGAAGCGGGGAGCGCAGGCGCTGGAGGCGAGCGAGGCGAAGTTCAAACAGCTGAGCGAGACGACCTCATCAGCCATCTACATCTATAGGGGGAGCCACGTCCTCTATGCCAATCCTGCCGCGACGACGATTTCCGGCTACAGCCTCGCCGAGCTGCATGCGATGTCCTTGTGGGATCTCATCCATCCGGACTTCCAGGATGCGCTGATGGCACGGGTGGGGGCGGTGCAAGGGGGAGTCGACGCTCCGGCCCGGCTCGAATTTCAAATCGTCCGCAAGGATGGTCAAGTCCGCTGGCTGGACTTCACTGCTGCCTCTATCGATTTCGACGGACAGCAGGCCAGAATCGGGACGGCCTACGATATTACCGAGCGCAAACAGGCCGAGGAGCTGAATGCGGTGCAGCGGCGCTTCCTCGAAAGCGTCTTGATGCAAAGACCATTGGCCGAGACGATGCAGTCCCTGGTGCGATCCATTGAGGCTCTGTCCACAGGCGGAGTCTGCTCCATCCTGCTGGTGCAGCCGGAGACAGGCACGTTGCATCGCGGCGTCGTTTCGACGCTGCCGGAGGAGTTCAATAGGGCGGTGGACGGCGCGCCCATCGGCCCTTGTCACGGATCTTGCGGGACGGCGGCCTATCGCAAAGCGACGGTTATCGTATCCGACATCGCGACCGATCCTCTGTGGAATCCGTGGCCCGAAGTAAGAGACCTCGCGCTCCGGCATGGACTGCACGCCTGCACGTCGCTGCCTATGCTCAACGCGCAGGGCGATGTCCTGGGTACCTATGCGATGTACTTCCTGCAGGCGCGCGGGCCGACGGCATTCGAACTGGATATGCTGGGGGCTGCGAGCCAGGCGATCAGCATCGCCATCGAGTGGGGGCGAACCGAGGAGGAGTTGCGAACCAGCGAGGCGCGCTTGGCCGCCATCCTCGACAACAGTCCGCTCGTGATCTTTTTGAAAGATCTGGATGGGCGCTATCTGTTCATCAACCGCACGTTTGAACGGCGATTCGACCTGTCCCACGATCAGATCATCGGGAAAACCGACGACGATCTCTTCTCGCCCGAGCAAGCCACGGCGTTTCGGAGTAACGACCGTGAAGTGTTGCGAACCGGCCAATCGATTGAATTTGAAGAAGTGGCTCAGTACAGAGACGGCGAGCACACAAGCCTTGTCGTCAAATTTCCGCTCCGTGACGCGAAGGAGGGCATCTATGCGATTTGCGGCATCGTCGCCGACATTACGGAACGCAAGCGGGCGGAGGAGGCGCTGCGGCATAATGAAGAACGATTTCGACTCGTCGCCTTGGCAACCAACGACGTACTGTGGGACTGGAACCTGATCACCAAAGAACATTGGTGGTCGCCCGATGCGTGCATAAAGTTCGGATACGATCCCAAGGCCGAGCCTGATATCAAGGCCTGGACCGACCGGTTACACCCGGATGATCGAGCGGCGATCCTCAAGAGTCTGGATGAGGTGGTGGCAGGCCAGAAGGAGATGTGGTCCGGTGAATATCGCTTCCGTCTTGCGGACGGAGGGTACGGACATTTTCTGGATCGAGGACATGTCGTACGCGAGACCACGGGGAAGCCGGTCCGGATGATCGGCGCGATGACCGATGTGACGGGGGCGAAGCAGGCCTATACGTCCCTCAATGACGCGTACGCCAGGCTGCAAGTGATGAGCAGGGAAGTGCAAGTCGCAGAAGAGAAAGAACGCCGCCGTCTCTCACGAGAGCTACATGATGAATTCGGGCAGCTGCTGAGCGCCCTCATGTTCGATTTGAGCGACATCGGTCGAGGGGTTCAACAACTTCGGAGTCCCCTCGCGAGCGAGTTGCGCAAGAAAATCAAGCTGGCCATGGGTACGCTGGATCGCTTGTTCGTGTCCTTCAGGGAGGTGCTTGCAGCTCTGCGGCCTGCGGTGCTGGACGTGCTGGGGCTTGTTCCTGCCATCGAAGCGTTGGCGGGGGAGTTGCAAGAACGAACAGGGGTTCGCTGCTCTATTGTGGCTGAACGTGAGGACCTTGGGCAGGTCTGTGGTCCGGATATTTCAGGCGCGATCTATCGCATGGCCCAAGAGCTGTTGATGAATGTCGTGCGCCATGCGGAGGCGACTACGGCGGTCATCACGCTCGATTGCACTGATAAGTGGGCGATGCTGGTGGTAGAGGACAATGGCGTAGGTTTTTCCGCGCAGCTGGTTCCACCAAATAGTGTATTCGGCCTTCGCGGGATACAGGAGCGGGCTGAGCTTCTGGCTGGGAACGTCGAGATTCAATCGAAGCCCGGCAACGGGACTGTCGTGACTGTCCGCCTTCCCTGCGGTGCAGCCGCGGCCAGCCGTCGATCAGTGGCAGGGGTTCGGAAGACGAAACCGCCGACAATCAGGAAGAAGGGTCGCCATGGTAAAGCACTATAA